The Campylobacter sp. RM10537 genome has a segment encoding these proteins:
- the aroQ gene encoding type II 3-dehydroquinate dehydratase, translating into MKIMVIQGPNINMLGVREINIYGAMKMDDIHEQMKIAASQNNIELDFFQSNFEGEIVDKIQECLGTKDGIIINAGAYTHTSVAIRDAIAAVALPTVEVHISNTHRREEFRQKSLIAPVCSGSIVGFGPFGYHLALMGVMQICDQINNLRSMQAQAQVKN; encoded by the coding sequence ATGAAAATAATGGTCATTCAAGGTCCAAATATAAACATGCTAGGAGTACGAGAGATCAATATTTATGGTGCAATGAAAATGGATGATATCCACGAACAAATGAAAATTGCAGCATCTCAAAATAATATTGAACTTGACTTTTTTCAAAGTAATTTTGAAGGTGAGATTGTAGATAAAATTCAAGAATGCTTGGGCACTAAAGATGGGATTATTATAAATGCTGGAGCTTATACTCATACTTCTGTAGCAATTCGTGATGCAATAGCCGCAGTAGCTTTACCAACCGTAGAAGTTCATATTTCTAATACTCACCGTAGAGAAGAATTTCGTCAAAAAAGCTTAATTGCTCCAGTTTGCTCTGGATCGATTGTAGGTTTTGGTCCTTTTGGATATCATTTGGCTCTTATGGGTGTGATGCAAATTTGCGATCAAATTAATAATTTGCGTAGCATGCAAGCACAAGCACAGGTTAAAAATTAA
- the folK gene encoding 2-amino-4-hydroxy-6-hydroxymethyldihydropteridine diphosphokinase — protein MLKIKGARRLEKSRFFPYFSRNKKDFKYFAILGLGSNIEPEKKRFDALFRKFMDDKRVKVLETSPYLINEAFGFKAQKDFTNAIMLVQTNLHARAFLKVLLFYELKFKRKRTFKNAPRTLDLDLLYFSKKVKCDAWCKVPHHGVKERISVILPLGLIKGL, from the coding sequence ATGCTAAAAATAAAAGGGGCAAGACGACTAGAAAAAAGTCGTTTTTTTCCTTATTTTAGCCGAAATAAAAAGGATTTTAAATATTTTGCTATTTTGGGTCTAGGAAGTAATATAGAACCTGAGAAAAAACGTTTTGATGCTTTGTTTAGAAAATTCATGGATGATAAGAGAGTAAAAGTTTTAGAAACTTCACCTTATCTTATTAATGAAGCTTTTGGATTTAAAGCTCAAAAAGATTTTACCAATGCTATTATGCTTGTACAAACAAATTTACACGCAAGAGCTTTTTTGAAAGTTTTACTTTTTTATGAGTTGAAATTTAAACGCAAAAGAACTTTCAAAAACGCTCCTAGAACACTTGATTTAGATCTTTTATATTTTTCTAAAAAAGTTAAGTGTGATGCGTGGTGCAAGGTGCCTCATCATGGGGTCAAAGAAAGAATAAGCGTAATTTTACCTTTGGGCTTGATAAAAGGATTATAA
- the flhF gene encoding flagellar biosynthesis protein FlhF: MGQLIHTFTVEDTEQIIPKVKEDYGDKALIITNKQIRPKTLNRGALYEVMVAIEEADYHEHLKKMGKSLPPKKPIQKNISNANIIEKPKTKTTNISEDEDVILDFSNAKASLNLGASRIENKNYQDFPPSKINPNASMDFNDFKERLSEVSSEISKVTNTPLEDYTPQPNYNKKIEHVEKQINKLNDKIDLLADMMWDEKAEARNNLIIPPEFATIYKQAKESGMLEKHLEAIMKATIENMPTSMKTNKEAVQRYFYSLLRNILPCRIESDIKKQKIMMLVGPTGVGKTTTLAKLAFRYAYGDKRYKTGIITLDTYRIGAVEQLFQYAKMMKLPIIDSIEPKDLDEAIKSLNNCEIILVDTIGNSQYDQSKLAKTKEFLMHSNAEIDVNLVISANTKHEDLMEIYKNFSFLNIDTLIITKFDETKVFGNIFSLIYETNIPLSFFSTGQEVPDDIEVANSDFLVRCILEGFNKGKNNG, translated from the coding sequence ATGGGACAACTTATCCATACCTTTACCGTTGAAGATACAGAACAAATCATACCTAAAGTCAAAGAAGACTACGGCGATAAAGCACTCATTATTACCAATAAACAAATTCGTCCAAAAACCCTTAATCGTGGTGCACTTTATGAAGTTATGGTCGCTATTGAAGAAGCAGATTATCACGAACATCTTAAAAAAATGGGGAAAAGTTTACCTCCTAAAAAGCCTATTCAAAAAAATATTTCAAATGCTAATATCATAGAAAAACCGAAAACCAAAACTACAAATATAAGCGAAGATGAAGATGTTATTCTTGATTTTTCAAATGCAAAAGCAAGTTTAAATTTAGGCGCATCTAGAATTGAAAATAAAAATTATCAAGATTTTCCACCAAGCAAAATAAATCCTAATGCATCAATGGATTTTAATGATTTTAAAGAACGTTTAAGTGAAGTTAGCAGTGAAATCTCTAAAGTAACCAATACGCCTTTAGAAGATTATACACCTCAACCAAACTATAATAAAAAAATAGAACATGTTGAAAAACAAATCAATAAACTCAATGACAAAATTGATCTTTTGGCTGATATGATGTGGGATGAAAAAGCTGAAGCACGTAATAACCTTATCATTCCTCCAGAATTTGCAACCATTTATAAACAAGCTAAAGAAAGTGGGATGCTTGAAAAACATTTAGAAGCTATTATGAAAGCAACAATTGAAAACATGCCAACTTCAATGAAAACCAACAAAGAAGCAGTTCAAAGATATTTTTACTCTCTTTTGAGAAATATTTTACCTTGTCGCATTGAAAGTGATATTAAAAAGCAAAAAATTATGATGTTAGTTGGCCCAACAGGAGTAGGAAAAACGACAACTTTGGCAAAATTAGCTTTTAGATATGCTTATGGAGATAAACGCTACAAAACTGGCATTATCACGCTTGATACTTATAGAATTGGTGCTGTGGAACAACTTTTTCAATATGCTAAGATGATGAAGCTTCCTATTATTGATAGTATAGAGCCAAAAGATCTTGACGAGGCTATTAAAAGCTTAAATAATTGTGAAATTATTTTAGTTGATACCATAGGAAATTCTCAATATGATCAGAGCAAACTTGCTAAAACAAAAGAATTTTTAATGCATTCTAATGCTGAAATTGATGTTAATTTAGTGATTTCAGCAAATACAAAACATGAAGATTTGATGGAAATTTATAAAAATTTCTCATTTTTAAATATAGACACTCTTATTATCACCAAATTTGATGAAACTAAAGTGTTTGGAAATATATTTTCTCTTATTTATGAAACAAATATACCTCTTAGCTTTTTTTCAACCGGGCAAGAAGTTCCAGATGATATAGAAGTAGCAAACAGTGACTTTTTAGTTCGCTGCATCCTAGAAGGTTTTAACAAAGGAAAAAACAATGGATAA
- the flhG gene encoding flagella biosynthesis ATPase FlhG, producing the protein MDNQANKLRSLMNQNGSKKSQNTHFIAITSGKGGVGKSTISANLANVLANNGYKVGLFDADIGLANLDVILNVRIHKNLLHVLRGECSLEDILIEVKPNLWLIPGESGDEILKYNDKNIYERFLNQASILDELDFLIIDTGAGIGGNTLNFLEMADEVIVVTVPDPAAITDAYATIKTTSKTKENLLMLFNVVKNEKEALKVFENIKKVADANIKNPLNLEFLGHLSSSKDVSSSIKKRTLFTDENTNASDELKSLASKLLYRLERKMLDNVSSRSFSNFFRKIIERF; encoded by the coding sequence ATGGATAATCAAGCCAATAAACTTCGTTCTTTAATGAATCAAAATGGTAGTAAAAAATCTCAAAATACTCATTTTATAGCCATTACAAGCGGTAAAGGTGGAGTGGGTAAAAGTACTATCAGTGCAAATTTAGCTAATGTTTTAGCAAATAATGGATATAAAGTGGGATTATTTGATGCTGATATTGGCTTGGCAAATTTAGATGTAATTTTAAATGTTCGTATCCATAAAAACCTTTTGCATGTTTTACGTGGGGAATGCTCCTTAGAGGATATACTCATCGAAGTAAAACCTAACTTATGGCTTATACCAGGTGAAAGCGGAGATGAAATTTTAAAATACAATGATAAAAATATTTATGAAAGATTTTTAAATCAAGCAAGTATTTTAGATGAACTTGATTTTCTCATTATAGATACAGGTGCAGGAATTGGCGGCAATACCCTAAATTTTTTAGAAATGGCTGATGAGGTTATTGTTGTAACAGTTCCAGATCCTGCTGCAATCACAGATGCCTATGCTACCATCAAAACTACTTCAAAAACTAAAGAAAATTTACTTATGTTATTTAACGTGGTAAAAAATGAAAAAGAAGCCTTAAAAGTTTTTGAAAATATTAAAAAAGTAGCAGATGCTAATATTAAAAATCCTCTTAATTTAGAATTTTTAGGACACTTAAGCTCCTCAAAAGATGTCAGCTCAAGTATAAAAAAACGTACTTTATTTACAGACGAAAATACTAATGCAAGCGATGAGTTAAAATCCCTAGCTTCTAAGCTTTTATATAGGTTGGAACGAAAAATGCTTGATAATGTTTCAAGCCGAAGTTTTTCAAATTTCTTTAGAAAAATTATCGAAAGATTTTAA
- a CDS encoding RNA polymerase sigma factor FliA gives MQKKPPKAYIQTIKNEQDQLVLSYMPALRAMAFRLKERLPSSIDVNDLISVGVEEMIKLSRRYDKEQNDSFWGFARKRVNGSMLDFLRSLDVMSRNNRKIIKDIDNLIDEYFRENEEEPDDEYLAKKLDLDVEKIKEVRTAHAISYTLPIDEQIELYNEDDTLEKLEKEEFLEKIHEILEDLKERDQLIIQLYYYEELSLKEISEILDISESRISQIHKKLLKKLRERLV, from the coding sequence ATGCAAAAAAAGCCGCCTAAAGCTTATATCCAAACAATAAAAAACGAACAGGATCAATTGGTTTTATCCTATATGCCGGCTCTTCGTGCCATGGCATTTCGTTTAAAAGAACGCTTACCTTCTAGTATTGATGTTAATGACCTTATTAGCGTCGGAGTAGAAGAAATGATTAAACTTTCTCGTCGCTATGATAAAGAACAAAATGATAGTTTTTGGGGTTTTGCAAGAAAAAGAGTTAATGGCTCTATGCTTGATTTTTTACGCTCTTTAGATGTTATGAGTCGCAACAATCGAAAAATTATCAAAGATATTGATAATTTAATTGATGAGTATTTTAGAGAAAATGAAGAAGAGCCAGATGATGAATATTTAGCAAAAAAACTTGATTTAGATGTAGAAAAAATTAAAGAAGTTCGCACAGCGCATGCTATCAGTTATACTTTGCCTATAGATGAACAAATAGAACTTTATAACGAAGATGATACCTTAGAAAAATTGGAAAAAGAAGAGTTTTTAGAAAAAATTCATGAAATTTTAGAAGATTTAAAAGAACGCGATCAACTCATTATTCAGCTTTATTATTATGAAGAATTAAGTCTTAAAGAAATCAGTGAAATTTTAGATATTAGCGAAAGCAGAATTTCTCAAATTCATAAAAAACTTCTTAAAAAACTTAGAGAAAGGCTCGTTTAA
- the fliM gene encoding flagellar motor switch protein FliM, whose product MAEILSQEEIDALLEVVDDTDAPTASNSKEDKEERNIVVYDFKRPNRVSKEQLRTIKGIHDKLARNLASQISSMMRSIVETKLHSVDQMTYGEFLMSLPSPTSFNVFSIKPLDGNCVLEINPSIAFPMIDRLLGGQGDSYEASRELTDIELNLLDSILRIIMQRLKESWAGVTEIYPSVEAKESSPNVVQIVSQNEIVIMVVMEIIIGNSSGMVNICYPVVHLESILSRLANRDIMMGETSAKKSRNKELKTLIGRAEVVYEAILGKTLISVNEFLELKQGDILRLDREADDKAIVSIDKKDVFLAQIGLHRFRKSIKIIELIRTDKDEIKEILEKYEEERKAKANAYDESEDMEDEEI is encoded by the coding sequence ATGGCAGAAATACTCTCTCAAGAAGAAATTGATGCTTTACTTGAAGTCGTTGATGATACAGACGCGCCCACAGCGTCAAATTCTAAAGAAGATAAAGAAGAAAGAAATATCGTTGTATATGATTTTAAACGTCCTAACAGGGTTTCAAAAGAACAATTAAGAACGATAAAAGGCATACATGACAAACTTGCAAGAAATTTAGCCTCTCAAATTTCATCGATGATGAGAAGTATTGTTGAAACAAAACTTCATTCTGTTGATCAAATGACTTATGGAGAATTTTTAATGTCGCTCCCAAGTCCTACAAGTTTTAACGTATTCTCTATTAAACCATTGGACGGAAACTGTGTATTAGAAATCAATCCAAGCATTGCCTTTCCTATGATTGATAGACTTTTAGGGGGTCAAGGTGATAGTTATGAGGCATCAAGAGAACTTACGGATATAGAACTTAATTTGCTTGATTCTATTTTACGTATTATTATGCAAAGACTTAAAGAAAGTTGGGCTGGGGTTACTGAAATTTATCCAAGCGTTGAAGCTAAAGAATCAAGTCCAAATGTTGTTCAAATTGTATCACAAAATGAAATTGTGATTATGGTTGTTATGGAAATTATTATAGGGAATTCAAGCGGTATGGTTAATATCTGCTATCCTGTTGTGCACTTAGAAAGTATTCTAAGTCGTTTAGCAAATCGCGATATTATGATGGGTGAAACTTCAGCGAAAAAATCAAGAAATAAAGAACTTAAAACTTTGATTGGACGTGCTGAAGTTGTTTATGAAGCTATTTTAGGTAAAACCTTAATCAGTGTTAATGAATTCTTAGAATTAAAACAAGGAGATATTTTAAGACTTGATAGGGAAGCTGATGATAAAGCTATAGTTAGCATTGATAAAAAAGATGTATTTTTAGCACAAATTGGTCTACATCGTTTTAGAAAATCAATTAAAATCATCGAGCTTATACGTACCGATAAAGATGAAATTAAAGAGATTTTAGAAAAATATGAAGAAGAGCGTAAAGCAAAGGCTAATGCTTATGATGAGTCTGAAGATATGGAGGATGAAGAAATATGA
- the fliY gene encoding flagellar motor switch protein FliY, translating to MINDFLKLFTNECISTIEGLTGKSAEFSEYKEFDVSSQDTLKPPLVFAIFNVNDNAKIGILASSILMSAIGEWMMGEEEISKNDQLGPDEMDAAKEAIQNIISAFSTTLGAQKEIPNMDFSISSCDFVSDSVDFKDFVKLYFFDVKIQDLEEQISLVMDQNLYNILSGKSDEANSQNNTQSNEERHFNISEELKNINLIMDVRLPVRVRIGNKKMLLKDVLTMDIGSVVELNQLANDPLEILIGEKRVAYGEVVIVDGNFGVQITEIGSKKERLEQLR from the coding sequence ATGATTAATGATTTTTTGAAATTATTTACAAATGAATGTATTAGCACTATAGAAGGATTAACAGGAAAAAGCGCAGAATTTAGTGAATATAAAGAATTTGATGTTTCATCTCAAGACACACTAAAACCTCCTTTGGTTTTTGCTATTTTTAATGTTAATGACAATGCAAAAATAGGAATTTTAGCCAGTTCTATTCTTATGAGCGCTATTGGAGAATGGATGATGGGCGAAGAAGAAATTTCCAAAAATGATCAATTAGGTCCTGATGAAATGGATGCTGCCAAAGAAGCTATACAAAATATCATTTCAGCTTTTTCAACTACCCTAGGCGCCCAAAAAGAAATTCCAAATATGGATTTTAGTATTTCTTCGTGTGATTTTGTATCTGATAGTGTTGATTTTAAAGACTTTGTAAAACTTTATTTTTTCGATGTTAAAATACAAGATTTAGAAGAGCAAATTTCTTTAGTTATGGATCAAAACTTATACAATATTTTAAGTGGAAAATCAGATGAGGCAAATTCTCAAAATAATACCCAATCTAACGAAGAAAGACACTTTAATATTAGCGAAGAACTTAAAAACATTAATTTAATTATGGATGTTCGTTTGCCAGTTCGCGTTCGTATAGGAAATAAAAAAATGCTCCTAAAAGATGTTTTAACGATGGATATAGGCTCTGTTGTAGAACTTAATCAGCTTGCCAATGATCCTCTTGAAATTTTAATAGGTGAAAAAAGAGTTGCCTACGGAGAAGTGGTAATCGTAGATGGAAATTTTGGAGTGCAAATTACAGAAATAGGCTCCAAAAAAGAAAGATTAGAGCAATTAAGATAA
- a CDS encoding TIGR00730 family Rossman fold protein — MDKKISQDLEKFANIPDFKKTITFFGSARLKKDDFYCQQAKILAQKCAENDFCVISGGGGGIMQAANEGAFNADANSIKSVGFNIFLPHEQKLNNFIEYSITFESLAIRKMALIEKSLAFVIFPGGFGTLDELCEVLTLKQLEFKKNVPIFLFGSKFWRGFDEFVRNSLLKQEVISQGDELKYKITDDLDFIINTLKEI, encoded by the coding sequence ATGGATAAAAAAATAAGCCAAGATTTAGAAAAATTTGCTAATATACCAGACTTTAAAAAAACCATAACTTTTTTTGGATCTGCAAGATTGAAGAAAGATGATTTTTACTGCCAACAAGCAAAAATTCTTGCACAAAAATGTGCTGAAAATGATTTTTGCGTGATTAGTGGCGGAGGCGGTGGCATTATGCAAGCAGCTAATGAAGGTGCTTTTAATGCTGATGCAAATTCTATAAAATCTGTAGGTTTTAACATATTTTTGCCTCATGAGCAAAAATTAAATAATTTTATAGAATATAGTATTACTTTTGAGAGCTTAGCCATACGCAAAATGGCTCTTATTGAAAAGAGTCTTGCTTTTGTGATTTTCCCAGGCGGCTTTGGAACACTTGATGAGCTTTGTGAAGTTCTTACGCTTAAGCAACTTGAATTTAAGAAAAATGTTCCTATTTTTTTGTTTGGGAGTAAATTTTGGCGAGGTTTTGACGAGTTCGTCAGAAATTCTTTACTCAAACAAGAAGTAATCTCGCAAGGAGATGAGTTAAAGTATAAAATCACTGACGACTTAGATTTTATAATTAACACTTTAAAGGAAATTTAA
- the mnmA gene encoding tRNA 2-thiouridine(34) synthase MnmA: MKILVAMSGGVDSTVTAYKLKNAGHEVIGCYMKLHGKPNYHEENIKKVEKVANFLQIPYHILDLQEDFKDKVYMPFVNTYKEGKTPNPCALCNRFIKLGKLLEFAKSLGCEKLATGHYARLENGLIRTAVDESKDQSYFLASADKEALKYLIFPLGEMKKEDVKAFASSIEVLKSFATQKESSEICFVENTYVQVLDQFMNTKIPGEVLDSSGKIVGKHEGYMHYTIGKRRGFEVKGAHEPHFVLKINPEKNQIVVGKKEELKINEFELKNINLFIEAKNLNCEVKIRYRSKSTPCEVKIFEDKSAKITLKESVYGIASGQMAVFYDGDKVIASGFIE; this comes from the coding sequence ATGAAAATTTTAGTCGCAATGAGCGGAGGAGTTGATAGCACAGTCACAGCCTATAAATTAAAAAATGCAGGGCATGAAGTCATAGGTTGTTATATGAAACTTCACGGTAAGCCTAATTACCATGAAGAAAATATCAAAAAAGTAGAAAAAGTAGCTAATTTTTTACAAATTCCTTATCACATTTTGGATTTACAAGAAGATTTTAAAGATAAAGTTTATATGCCCTTTGTTAATACCTATAAAGAAGGCAAAACTCCAAATCCTTGTGCCTTATGTAATCGCTTTATCAAACTTGGAAAACTTCTTGAATTTGCAAAAAGTTTAGGTTGTGAAAAATTAGCCACAGGACATTATGCAAGATTAGAAAATGGTCTTATTCGTACAGCAGTTGATGAAAGTAAAGATCAAAGTTATTTTTTAGCAAGTGCCGATAAAGAAGCTTTAAAATACCTTATATTTCCATTAGGAGAGATGAAAAAAGAAGATGTTAAAGCTTTTGCATCCTCAATCGAAGTTTTAAAATCTTTTGCCACGCAAAAAGAAAGTTCTGAAATTTGCTTTGTAGAAAATACTTATGTTCAGGTTTTAGACCAATTTATGAATACAAAAATTCCAGGCGAAGTATTAGATAGTAGCGGAAAAATTGTAGGAAAACATGAAGGGTATATGCACTATACCATAGGAAAAAGACGTGGTTTTGAAGTCAAAGGAGCCCATGAACCTCATTTTGTTTTAAAAATCAATCCTGAAAAAAATCAAATTGTCGTAGGCAAAAAAGAAGAATTAAAAATTAACGAATTTGAATTAAAAAACATTAATTTATTTATAGAAGCAAAAAATCTAAATTGCGAGGTTAAAATTCGCTATAGATCCAAATCCACACCTTGCGAGGTTAAAATTTTTGAAGATAAAAGCGCAAAAATCACACTTAAAGAAAGTGTTTATGGTATAGCAAGTGGACAAATGGCTGTATTTTATGATGGGGATAAAGTTATCGCTAGTGGTTTTATAGAATAG
- a CDS encoding hemerythrin domain-containing protein, which produces MIKWDKNFSIKNLQLDKQHELIFDIADIAHDLAKKIQNNNINKPEELKEELKKVLLKLFQYAKVHFKEEEKFMENIDFPLIEEHKYSHRVLLERAKNLLNYSNDIFKLSEELSILTKDWVFEHFANEDLWLSNFTSKAIHLKEINYTLEHYIKLKSIKFDLSGEKNYDYICNCPLRIHKVPETIHQELVSRENILRCETCEQILIHLDKFDPKENFEILNQKFESIKEQLDYE; this is translated from the coding sequence ATGATAAAATGGGATAAAAATTTCAGCATAAAAAATCTGCAATTAGATAAACAACATGAACTTATTTTCGATATCGCTGATATTGCACATGACTTAGCCAAAAAAATACAAAATAATAATATAAATAAACCTGAAGAGCTCAAAGAAGAATTAAAAAAAGTTTTGCTTAAATTATTTCAATATGCTAAAGTTCATTTTAAAGAAGAAGAAAAATTTATGGAAAACATAGATTTTCCTTTAATAGAAGAACATAAATATTCTCACCGAGTATTACTAGAACGAGCTAAAAATCTTTTAAATTATTCTAATGATATTTTCAAACTCTCCGAAGAGCTTTCAATACTTACAAAAGATTGGGTATTTGAACATTTTGCTAATGAAGATTTATGGTTATCTAATTTTACAAGCAAAGCTATACATTTAAAAGAAATTAATTACACTTTAGAACATTATATTAAATTAAAGTCGATTAAATTTGATCTAAGTGGAGAAAAAAATTACGATTATATTTGTAATTGCCCTTTGCGTATTCATAAAGTTCCAGAAACAATCCATCAAGAACTTGTCAGCAGAGAAAATATATTAAGATGCGAAACTTGCGAACAAATTTTAATCCATTTGGATAAATTTGACCCTAAAGAAAATTTTGAAATTTTAAATCAAAAATTTGAAAGCATTAAGGAACAGCTAGATTATGAATAA
- a CDS encoding flagellar assembly protein A gives MNKTLHTLDPFESLKFEQENSQELLDFSIIDFKLICSNKKPAKRKIYEKQDFGLFNSDDFFVKNYDTMIQQFIIEIHPKKPQKNFSILLKSNTALTHLSVHIKCKENFSYYPDFKKDILQTIYKTMAKQKILIIRLEKNFLKILDDFIKDHENGNGIQELECSLAKGVDKIDSQSDKIIIHHQEIDGDSPSQSYDNGKFCKPIKKDELLFEYIFRINGKEGRNLRGAVIGLSPVKFHGNPFNIKDESIYTQELEDRIRYFSNNYGFLNKDRIGYSVINDIKIRQVGLKTTGSIKTDTQEDIKLEIYNHDLSDDAIKSGIVNVKASNIKVNGNIGSTEIHTKNLTVKGLTHKKSLIYAQNSSIFIHKGYIKAENVYIKNLENGTVEAKNVYIENCIGATIKAENIFICNLLTDNTLYPDKKLVISDYIKSKNTIICNFENSDLEYENLKNLNIKVQNTLATIIAKTKNLYDHLINNQTRAIQAKKGKNPSSAQTDFIKLYDSKIKNYNRLVGLYAKFIKIKFQIDTKINSLEQAQQAANIYINTQEIGNDNLLLFETKTKKEEIRHTLSLQDFQKKFYTEKKNDKLELLSNHYNEIEIEDLKLQYEELKKVNSF, from the coding sequence ATGAATAAAACTTTGCATACCTTAGATCCTTTTGAAAGTCTTAAATTTGAGCAAGAAAATTCTCAAGAGTTGCTTGATTTTTCAATTATTGATTTTAAACTTATATGTTCTAATAAAAAACCAGCAAAACGTAAAATTTATGAAAAACAAGATTTTGGTTTATTTAATTCTGATGATTTTTTTGTGAAAAATTATGATACTATGATACAACAATTTATCATAGAAATTCACCCAAAAAAACCTCAAAAGAATTTTTCTATACTTCTTAAAAGCAATACTGCTTTAACGCATCTTAGCGTACATATTAAATGTAAAGAAAATTTTTCTTATTATCCTGATTTTAAAAAAGATATTTTACAAACCATTTATAAAACAATGGCAAAACAAAAAATTTTAATCATAAGACTTGAAAAAAATTTTCTTAAAATTTTAGATGATTTTATAAAAGATCATGAAAATGGAAATGGGATCCAAGAATTAGAATGTTCTCTTGCAAAAGGAGTCGATAAAATAGATAGTCAAAGTGATAAAATTATTATACATCATCAAGAAATCGATGGTGATTCTCCATCGCAAAGCTATGATAATGGAAAATTTTGCAAACCTATCAAAAAAGATGAATTGTTATTTGAATATATTTTTAGAATTAATGGCAAAGAAGGTAGAAATTTAAGAGGAGCTGTCATTGGTTTAAGCCCTGTTAAATTTCATGGCAATCCTTTTAATATTAAAGATGAAAGTATTTATACACAAGAATTAGAAGATAGAATAAGATATTTTAGCAATAATTATGGTTTTTTAAATAAAGATCGCATAGGCTATAGCGTCATAAATGATATTAAAATAAGACAAGTGGGATTAAAAACCACAGGCTCTATTAAAACGGATACTCAAGAGGATATTAAATTAGAAATTTATAATCATGATTTAAGTGATGATGCCATTAAATCAGGCATTGTTAATGTTAAAGCCTCTAATATTAAAGTCAATGGAAATATCGGATCAACTGAAATTCATACAAAAAATCTAACCGTTAAAGGATTAACACATAAAAAAAGTTTAATCTATGCGCAAAATTCTTCTATTTTTATCCATAAAGGCTACATTAAAGCAGAGAATGTTTATATTAAAAATTTAGAAAATGGTACTGTAGAAGCTAAAAATGTTTATATAGAAAATTGCATAGGAGCCACAATTAAAGCTGAAAATATCTTTATCTGCAATCTGCTAACTGATAATACTTTATACCCTGATAAAAAATTAGTGATATCTGATTATATAAAATCTAAAAATACTATTATTTGCAATTTTGAAAATAGTGATTTAGAATATGAAAATTTAAAAAATTTAAATATCAAAGTGCAAAATACTCTTGCTACAATTATCGCAAAAACAAAAAATCTTTATGATCACTTAATCAATAATCAAACTAGAGCTATACAAGCAAAAAAGGGAAAAAATCCTTCATCTGCACAAACTGACTTTATAAAACTATATGATTCAAAAATTAAAAATTATAATCGTTTAGTTGGCTTATATGCTAAATTTATCAAAATAAAATTTCAAATCGATACAAAAATTAACTCTTTAGAACAAGCACAACAAGCAGCTAATATTTATATTAATACACAAGAAATAGGCAATGATAATTTATTATTATTTGAAACTAAAACAAAAAAAGAAGAAATTAGACATACTTTATCTTTGCAAGATTTTCAAAAAAAATTTTATACAGAAAAGAAAAACGATAAATTAGAATTGTTATCAAATCATTATAATGAAATCGAAATAGAAGATTTAAAATTACAATACGAAGAATTAAAAAAGGTAAATTCTTTTTAA